From Chryseobacterium salivictor, a single genomic window includes:
- a CDS encoding Xaa-Pro dipeptidyl-peptidase yields MNTLIKSGFLLLTITAFCSADAQNRVKASPVFTNGEAQIVPEFKDANQWIRTDLWVETTFDTDGDGKKDRMHVDITRPYQTETEGLKLPVIYESSPYYSGVAPDVEGAFWNVSHELGAAGKERVHAEVVRTGTRPIISNSLIATWVPRGFIVVHSSSPGTGLSQGSPTVGGDNESLAPKAVIDWLNGRANGYTSADGNEKVKAYWTTGKVGMTGTSYNGTIPLAAATTGVKGLEVIIPVAPNTSYYHYYRSNGLVRSPGGYLGEDVDVLYDFIHSGDESKRAYSNAKIRDTEMKNGMDRITGDYNSFWAGRDYLNHMPKMKAALLMAHGFNDWNVMPEHSYRIYKKAREMGLETAIYYHQNGHGGPPPFEMMNRWFTHYLFGIDNGIQKEQNKAFIVRENDAPDQPTPYRDYPNPEAKDVTFYLTEGAPKVGGLIMTKAAGQGKETLVDNYSFSGESLARAENTNHRLLYVTPKFSKDLHLSGVPKITVRLASSKPAANLSVWLVSLPWNEGRAAKITDNIITRGWADPQNHASIRKSEPLIPGKYYEISFDLMPDDQIIKKGQQIGLMIFSSDKEFTLHPEPGTELTVDLDGTKLTLPIVGGSEAFTNAVTN; encoded by the coding sequence AGCCCTGTTTTTACCAATGGTGAAGCCCAGATCGTACCGGAATTTAAAGATGCCAACCAATGGATCAGAACTGATCTTTGGGTAGAAACGACTTTTGATACCGATGGTGATGGTAAAAAAGACCGCATGCACGTGGATATTACCCGACCTTATCAAACCGAAACTGAAGGATTAAAGCTTCCGGTCATCTATGAATCGAGTCCTTACTATTCTGGGGTTGCTCCTGATGTAGAAGGTGCTTTCTGGAATGTCAGTCATGAATTGGGAGCAGCCGGAAAAGAACGCGTTCATGCAGAAGTTGTTCGCACAGGGACCCGTCCCATTATTTCCAACTCCCTCATTGCAACCTGGGTACCCCGTGGTTTTATTGTAGTTCACTCCTCTTCTCCGGGTACCGGTTTGTCGCAGGGTTCACCCACCGTGGGCGGCGATAACGAATCTTTAGCTCCAAAAGCCGTCATAGATTGGCTCAACGGCAGGGCAAACGGATACACTTCCGCTGACGGAAATGAAAAAGTAAAAGCGTACTGGACTACCGGAAAAGTAGGCATGACCGGAACTTCCTACAACGGAACTATTCCGCTTGCCGCCGCTACAACTGGCGTAAAAGGCCTGGAAGTGATCATTCCGGTAGCGCCCAATACTTCGTATTACCACTACTACCGTTCTAATGGATTGGTGCGGTCACCCGGTGGCTACTTAGGAGAAGACGTTGATGTTTTGTACGACTTTATTCACAGTGGTGATGAATCTAAACGCGCCTACAGCAATGCGAAAATCCGGGACACCGAAATGAAAAATGGAATGGACCGCATTACCGGTGATTACAACAGTTTTTGGGCAGGACGCGATTACCTTAACCACATGCCGAAGATGAAAGCGGCCCTCTTAATGGCTCACGGTTTTAACGATTGGAATGTGATGCCGGAGCACAGTTACCGTATTTATAAAAAAGCCAGAGAAATGGGCTTGGAAACAGCCATTTACTACCACCAAAATGGTCACGGCGGACCGCCACCCTTCGAAATGATGAACAGATGGTTTACCCATTATTTATTTGGGATTGATAACGGCATCCAGAAAGAACAGAATAAAGCCTTTATCGTTCGCGAGAATGATGCTCCTGATCAGCCAACACCTTACCGGGATTATCCGAACCCGGAAGCGAAAGACGTAACCTTTTATTTAACGGAAGGTGCGCCAAAAGTAGGCGGTTTAATAATGACCAAAGCTGCCGGTCAGGGCAAAGAAACCCTGGTTGATAATTATTCATTTAGCGGTGAAAGTTTAGCCAGAGCTGAAAATACCAATCACCGTTTATTATATGTTACTCCAAAGTTTTCAAAAGACCTGCATCTTTCGGGAGTCCCAAAAATCACCGTCAGACTGGCAAGCAGTAAGCCTGCTGCCAATTTATCCGTCTGGTTGGTCTCACTTCCCTGGAATGAGGGCAGAGCAGCAAAAATAACGGACAATATCATTACCCGCGGTTGGGCCGATCCTCAAAACCATGCTTCCATCAGAAAAAGCGAACCTTTAATTCCCGGTAAATACTATGAAATATCCTTCGATTTAATGCCCGACGATCAAATCATCAAAAAAGGACAGCAGATCGGGTTAATGATTTTTTCAAGTGATAAAGAGTTCACCTTACACCCGGAACCGGGAACCGAATTAACCGTTGATCTGGATGGAACAAAGCTGACTTTGCCCATTGTGGGCGGTTCGGAAGCTTTTACAAATGCAGTAACGAATTAA